One window of the Benincasa hispida cultivar B227 chromosome 3, ASM972705v1, whole genome shotgun sequence genome contains the following:
- the LOC120072927 gene encoding phosphatidylinositol transfer protein 3-like, with amino-acid sequence MSARKSRGNATEKVLSHEEQQVKINEVKKLMGPIADKLPVLCSEASILRYLKARNWNTKKANKMLKETLKWRLDYKPEKIIWEDIAQEAKTGKIYRANYTDKQGRTVLVMRPSSQNTESTTGQIRYLVYCMEHAILSSNSTDGYMVWLIDFHGWNTSCLSLKVTRDTAHVLQNHYPERLGLAILYNPPKVFESFWVMVRPFLESKTFKKVKFVYSNNPESRKIMEDNFDADELETSFGGKNPVGFNYEDYSQRMMEDDKKMTHFIDSGCSSPIYKAILSKSQLLDSAASDVDSQTSDEESNNDEIPLSLEHPDDKLQVPSATTSESR; translated from the exons ATGTCTGCTAGAAAGTCGAGAGGTAATGCGACAGAGAAGGTTTTGTCCCATGAAGAACAACAGGTCAAG ATAAATGAAGTAAAAAAGTTAATGGGTCCAATTGCTGATAAGCTTCCTGTTTTGTGCTCGGAGGCATCTATTCTGAGGTACCTCAAAGCAAGAAACTGGAATACAAAGAAGGCCAATAAAATGTTGAAGGAAACTTTGAAATGGAGGCTAGATTACAAGCCAGAGAAGATAATTTGG GAAGATATTGCTCAGGAGGCCAAGACGGGAAAAATATATAGAGCTAATTACACTGACAAACAAGGAAGAACCGTTCTTGTAATGAGACCGAGTAGTCAG AATACAGAATCAACAACTGGACAGATACGATATTTGGTTTACTGCATGGAGCATGCGATTTTGAGTTCAAATTCAACTGATGGATACATGGTATGGTTAATTGATTTTCATGGCTGGAACACATCTTGTCTATCCTTGAAGGTTACTCGAGATACAGCTCACGTCCTGCAAAATCATTATCCTGAAAGATTGGGCCTTGCTATTCTCTACAACCCACCGAAGGTGTTTGAGTCCTTTTGGGTG ATGGTAAGACCATTCCTAGAGTCAAAGACATTCAAGAAAGTGAAGTTTGTGTACTCCAACAACCCAGAGAGTCGAAAGATAATGGAAGACAACTTCGACGCTGACGAATTGGAAACTTCATTTGGTGGGAAAAACCCTGTTGGGTTTAACTACGAAGATTATTCACAAAGAATGATGGAAGACGACAAGAAAATGACTCATTTTATCGACTCTGGATGCTCTTCTCCAATTTATAAAGCTATTTTATCCAAATCACAGCTGCTTGACTCGGCCGCATCCGATGTCGATTCTCAAACTTCCGACGAAGAAAGCAACAACGACGAAATACCATTGAGTTTGGAGCATCCAGATGACAAACTACAAGTCCCTTCAGCGACAACATCCGAGTCCAGATAA
- the LOC120074258 gene encoding uncharacterized protein LOC120074258 isoform X1, translating into MGLTMEMGSRVRKFVVVSIRTCYRSVRNYPFLFGLLCFLILLYRSCPFLFSLLVSASPVLICTAVLLGTLLSYGQPNIPEIETEEKLSRDVASLRSGILDNATVVAKKDDSFTVERFEGNEVENSYVERGSEEERKTSKLDEHAGFVDFVPVIHERNREIQFAKDDVEDEKGGVEEFEKDGGVEEFEKDGGVEEFEKGEIEKAAAEKEFHSSELKERREIYERDLDVRSLATDDENAMENQLLAAQSMRNEILEVEDHNISIEPVHKGDHLNLSLNDKDDHDENDYDSSGSESDRAESSSPDASMADIIPLLDELHPLLDSETPLPAHRSNEESDASSEQSHKSDGECVMSEDEAENQGEEGGVVEHDEDDDDDDDEGMQEEKEDESKSAIKWTEDDQKNLMDLGSLELERNQRLENLIARRRARNNLRMLAGKNLIDLDGFDLPVNVPPISTARRNPFDLPYDSYSNMGLPPIPGSAPSILLPRRNPFDLPYDPNEEKPDLKNDDFEQEFLPPQQKDMFRRHESFSVGPSNFVVPKQEQQNIRWKPYFMPEKIAAEGTSYSPLERQFSEVSDSKVSSVSDTESMSSIADQDDKKPDESQSFLETTAISYLDPTASGIEHGNGPWEDIGSEDYVQENRDVHHEVIEITLGSNESHFESQSGSSQIRTADSPMEINANEIHSKNVLVETDFSSNSSLSSLSEVNETPFEVKTDEMKPSSHQTKESGIDSTSISVSAALEEDADFKIGSEVLDDNQHREPVYDSSPSAEGKESEVHSEIGQDVTSSLKDMHDASSELYILGKNEQESREVSEVIVYEATKVESPKHDTNYDAQNLSVAPEFLVEHVSIDSGPSFSDIAPIEKGIVGDVKADKDRLTSHEEDIIDGVHKIKDENLDSPSSSDRISSRSLTFTEPEDHLSLAGNHVSADIGSPLNAKHVEMHETLNNEENPELEQTKICRSSPLDSSSVEVVILQTDLICHSDQPTTSISNLGSEIPAQNVHDLVGMTNSGATSHDNLTTTNATIPGPQEQKWPPEVEEQVELISLSSTFPSKFEEVEKRSMDEKEVVRSEQDIVEPSSVKSHTESEALQNLDIKIASLGSSTSNVTPEVVSSVTELEQSWSDKPMIEPVLSNRDYAEEPGVLSTDSAAEVISENTPPKVHHHISTALSSVEADSPSSSSDHDFSSPNTGRYLKDDVVDAVAFEDHEEVSKHLDYLAEAYGSRFSENMIREEVDEIADIDEGLLSELDEVGDFSVKEVGEPVLEEKGLPEEAQEVRFELGSNSNSIEAKSDIPILEARSLDDINLVFRQLHEGVDVEDVILPSAIEGQVNEDAKPESRSYLKIVEARSLGDIHAALLQALEGNIDELGYSSENSETTSDIPMLEAKSLDDINFAFRQLREGVDVEDVILPSTVNSQVMEEAKPETSSDLEVVEARSLGDIHVALMQLSENNIGESGSSSNPTETKSDIPILEARSLDDINLAFRQLHEGVDVEDVILPSAIESQVKEEAKGETSSDLEVVEAKSLGDIHVALMQASEKNLNELPTSSVSNDPSEGLEPAGVDSIIEIASSNTADTDKPADTVDEKSVDPNISASKTKDKKAKSGKSKSGSSSSSSSSDSD; encoded by the exons ATGGGATTGACGATGGAAATGGGTTCTCGTGTTAGGAAATTTGTAGTCGTATCTATCAGAACTTGCTACAGATCAGTTCGTAATTATCCATTTCTTTTTGGCTTGCTTTGTTTTTTGATTCTTCTGTATAGATCATGTCCTTTTTTGTTTTCCCTTTTGGTGTCTGCATCCCCTGTTTTGATTTGCACGGCTGTTCTGCTTGGAACCCTTCTGAGTTATGGGCAGCCTAATATACCTGAAATTGAAACGGAGGAGAAGCTTTCACGTGATGTAGCTTCTTTGAGATCTGGGATTTTGGACAATGCTACTGTTGTTGCTAAGAAGGATGATAGTTTTACTGTAGAGAGATTTGAAGGAAATGAAGTTGAAAATTCTTATGTGGAGAGGGGTTCTGAAGAAGAGAGAAAGACAAGCAAGCTTGATGAACATGCTGGTTTTGTTGACTTTGTTCCGGTGATCCATGAGCGCAATCGTGAAATCCAGTTTGCGAAGGACGATGTTGAGGATGAGAAGGGCGGTGTTGAGGAGTTTGAGAAGGACGGCGGAGTTGAGGAGTTTGAGAAGGATGGTGGAGTTGAGGAGTTTGAGAAGGGTGAAATTGAAAAGGCAGCAGCAGAGAAGGAATTCCATAGTTCAGAGTTGAAGGAGAGGAGAGAAATTTATGAAAGGGATTTGGATGTTAGAAGTTTGGCAACAGATGATGAAAATGCTATGGAGAACCAGCTTTTGGCTGCTCAAAGCATGAGAAATGAGATTCTTGAAGTAGAAGATCATAACATCTCAATAGAACCTGTCCATAAAGGTGATCATCTAAACTTATCTCTCAATGACAAAGATGATCATGACGAAAATGATTATGATTCTTCGGGTTCTGAGTCTGATAGAGCAGAAAGTTCCTCACCTGATGCCTCAATGGCTGATATCATACCCTTGCTTGATGAGTTGCACCCTCTCTTGGATTCAGAAACTCCACTACCTGCTCATAGGTCAAATGAAGAGTCAGATGCTTCTTCAGAACAGTCTCATAAAAGTGATGGTGAATGTGTGATGTCAGAGGATGAGGCTGAAAATCAGGGAGAAGAAGGCGGTGTTGTTGAACATGATGAGGATGACGATGATGATGACGATGAGGGGATGCAAGAAGAGAAGGAGGATGAGAGCAAATCTGCTATCAAGTGGACTGAGGATGATCAAAAGAATCTCATGGATTTGGGAAGTTTAGAGCTAGAGAGGAATCAGCGTTTGGAAAATCTCATTGCAAGGAGAAGAGCAAGGAACAACCTGAGAATGTTGGCTGGGAAGAATTTGATAGACTTGGATGGTTTTGATCTTCCTGTTAACGTACCGCCCATATCTACAGCCAGACGTAACCCATTTGATCTCCCTTATGATTCATACAGTAATATGGGATTACCACCAATTCCTGGGTCTGCTCCATCCATTTTGTTGCCAAGACGTAATCCATTTGATCTCCCATATGACCCAAATGAAGAAAAACCAGACCTCAAGAATGACGATTTTGAGCAAGAATTTTTGCCACCTCAACAGAAAGATATGTTCCGAAGACATGAAAGTTTCAGTGTGGGCCCCTCGAACTTCGTAGTTCCCAAGCAAGAGCAGCAGAATATCAGATGGAAACCATATTTCATGCCTGAAAAAATAGCTGCCGAAGGAACAAGCTACTCCCCACTGGAGAGACAATTTAGTGAAGTCAGTGACTCAAAAGTGAGTTCTGTTTCTGATACTGAATCAATGAGTTCAATTGCAGATCAGGATGACAAGAAGCCTGATGAATCACAGTCTTTTCTGGAAACAACAGCAATTTCCTATCTTGACCCCACAGCCAGTGGTATTGAGCATGGAAATGGGCCATGGGAGGATATAGGCTCTGAAGATTACGTACAAGAAAACAGAGATGTGCATCATGAAGTAATCGAGATAACTTTGGGATCTAATGAGAGTCACTTTGAAAGCCAATCTGGATCATCTCAAATCAGAACTGCAGATTCCCCAATGGAGATTAATGCCaatgaaattcactccaaaAATGTATTAGTTGAAACAGATTTCAGCAGCAATTCAAGCTTGTCTTCATTATCAGAAGTAAATGAAACACCATTTGAGGTCAAAACAGATGAGATGAAACCAAGTAGCCATCAAACAAAGGAATCTGGCATCGATTCTACTAGCATATCGGTGTCTGCTGCCCTCGAAGAAGATGCAGACTTCAAGATTGGCAGTGAAGTGCTGGATGACAATCAGCATAGGGAACCTGTTTACGACTCAAGCCCTTCAGCAGAAG GTAAGGAATCTGAAGTTCATTCTGAAATAGGACAGGACGTCACTTCCAGTTTGAAAGATATGCATGATGCCTCCTCAGAGTTATATATACTCGGTAAAAATGAACAAGAATCGAGGGAAGTTTCAGAAGTTATTGTTTATGAAGCTACAAAGGTTGAGTCCCCCAAACATGACACCAATTATGATGCTCAAAACTTATCTGTGGCCCCTGAGTTTTTAGTTGAGCACGTTTCAATAGATTCTGGTCCGTCCTTCTCAGACATTGCGCCAATAGAGAAAGGAATAGTTGGTGATGTTAAGGCAGATAAAGATCGGCTGACAAGTCACGAGGAGGATATTATTGATGGAGTTCACAAAATTAAAGATGAGAATCTAGATTCCCCATCTTCAAGTGATAGGATTTCTTCTCGAAGTCTGACTTTCACTGAACCAGAGGACCACCTATCTTTAGCCGGAAACCATGTTTCAGCAGATATTGGGTCTCCTTTAAATGCAAAACATGTGGAAATGCATGAAACATTAAATAACGAAGAAAATCCTGAACTTGAACAAACAAAAATCTGCAGATCAAGTCCATTGGATAGCAGTTCTGTGGAGGTGGTAATTTTGCAAACTGATCTAATTTGTCATTCTGATCAACCTACTACTTCTATATCAAATCTTGGTTCAGAAATTCCTGCTCAGAACGTCCATGACCTGGTTGGAATGACCAACTCTGGGGCTACTTCTCATGACAATTTGACTACTACGAATGCAACCATTCCTGGACCTCAGGAACAAAAATGGCCTCCAGAGGTGGAGGAGCAAGTCGAATTGATTTCTTTGAGCTCGACGTTTCCTTCTAAATTTGAGGAAGTTGAGAAGCGGTCAATGGATGAGAAAGAAGTGGTTAGGTCTGAACAAGATATTGTTGAGCCCTCAAGTGTCAAATCACACACAGAAAGTGAAGCCCTGCAAAATCTGGATATTAAAATTGCTTCTTTAGGTTCTAGTACTTCTAATGTGACTCCTGAAGTTGTTTCATCTGTTACTGAATTAGAGCAGTCCTGGTCAGACAAGCCAATGATTGAGCCTGTTCTTAGTAACCGTGACTATGCTGAG GAACCAGGAGTTTTATCGACAGATTCTGCTGCTGAAGTAATCTCTGAAAATACACCACCAAAAGTTCATCACCACATTTCGACTGCTCTATCTTCTGTAGAAGCTGATTCCCCCTCATCTTCATCAGATCATGACTTCAGTTCACCCAATACTGGAAGGTATCTAAAAGATGACGTTGTTGATGCAGTCGCTTTTGAGGATCATGAGGAGGTTTCAAAGCATTTGGACTATCTGGCAGAAGCATATGGATCTCGTTTTTCAGAAAACATGATTAGGGAAGAGGTGGATGAAATAGCAGATATTGATGAAGGATTGTTATCAGAATTGGACGAAGTTGGGGATTTCAGTGTCAAAGAAGTTGGGGAACCAGTTCTTGAAGAAAAGGGACTCCCAGAGGAAGCTCAAGAAGTGAGATTTGAGTTGGGTTCTAATTCCAATTCGATAGAAGCTAAATCAGATATACCAATTCTTGAAGCAAGATCACTTGATGATATCAACTTGGTTTTTAGGCAACTCCATGAAGGAGTAGACGTGGAGGATGTCATTCTTCCCAGTGCGATTGAAGGCCAAGTTAATGAAGATGCCAAACCGGAATCAAGGTCATATTTGAAGATTGTGGAAGCGAGATCCCTGGGAGATATTCATGCTGCATTGTTGCAAGCATTGGAGGGTAATATTGATGAACTAGGTTATAGTTCCGAGAACTCAGAAACTACATCGGATATACCAATGCTTGAAGCAAAATCACTTGATGATATCAACTTCGCTTTTAGGCAACTCCGTGAAGGAGTAGACGTGGAGGACGTCATTCTTCCCAGTACAGTTAATAGCCAAGTTATGGAAGAGGCCAAACCTGAAACAAGTTCGGATTTGGAAGTCGTTGAAGCAAGATCTTTGGGAGATATCCATGTTGCTTTGATGCAACTCTCAGAAAATAACATAGGTGAGTCAGGTTCTAGTTCAAATCCCACTGAAACTAAATCAGATATACCAATTCTTGAAGCAAGATCACTTGATGATATTAACTTAGCTTTTAGGCAACTCCACGAAGGAGTAGATGTGGAGGATGTCATCCTTCCCAGTGCGATCGAAAGCCAGGTTAAAGAAGAAGCCAAAGGCGAAACAagttcagatttggaagtcgttgaAGCAAAATCATTGGGAGATATTCACGTTGCCTTGATGCAAGCCTCAGAGAAAAACTTGAATGAACTTCCAACAAGTTCTGTGTCAAATGATCCATCAGAGGGATTAGAACCAGCTGGAGTGGATTCTATCATTGAGATTGCCTCATCTAACACGGCCGATACCGATAAACCAGCAGATACAGTTGATGAAAAATCTGTAGATCCAAATATTTCTGCTTCCAAAACCAAAGACAAAAAGGCAAAATCTGGAAAATCAAAATCAGGATCCAGCTCCAGCTCAAGCTCTAGTGATTCTGACTGA
- the LOC120074258 gene encoding uncharacterized protein LOC120074258 isoform X2 — protein sequence MGLTMEMGSRVRKFVVVSIRTCYRSVRNYPFLFGLLCFLILLYRSCPFLFSLLVSASPVLICTAVLLGTLLSYGQPNIPEIETEEKLSRDVASLRSGILDNATVVAKKDDSFTVERFEGNEVENSYVERGSEEERKTSKLDEHAGFVDFVPVIHERNREIQFAKDDVEDEKGGVEEFEKDGGVEEFEKDGGVEEFEKGEIEKAAAEKEFHSSELKERREIYERDLDVRSLATDDENAMENQLLAAQSMRNEILEVEDHNISIEPVHKGDHLNLSLNDKDDHDENDYDSSGSESDRAESSSPDASMADIIPLLDELHPLLDSETPLPAHRSNEESDASSEQSHKSDGECVMSEDEAENQGEEGGVVEHDEDDDDDDDEGMQEEKEDESKSAIKWTEDDQKNLMDLGSLELERNQRLENLIARRRARNNLRMLAGKNLIDLDGFDLPVNVPPISTARRNPFDLPYDSYSNMGLPPIPGSAPSILLPRRNPFDLPYDPNEEKPDLKNDDFEQEFLPPQQKDMFRRHESFSVGPSNFVVPKQEQQNIRWKPYFMPEKIAAEGTSYSPLERQFSEVSDSKVSSVSDTESMSSIADQDDKKPDESQSFLETTAISYLDPTASGIEHGNGPWEDIGSEDYVQENRDVHHEVIEITLGSNESHFESQSGSSQIRTADSPMEINANEIHSKNVLVETDFSSNSSLSSLSEVNETPFEVKTDEMKPSSHQTKESGIDSTSISVSAALEEDADFKIGSEVLDDNQHREPVYDSSPSAEGKESEVHSEIGQDVTSSLKDMHDASSELYILGKNEQESREVSEVIVYEATKVESPKHDTNYDAQNLSVAPEFLVEHVSIDSGPSFSDIAPIEKGIVGDVKADKDRLTSHEEDIIDGVHKIKDENLDSPSSSDRISSRSLTFTEPEDHLSLAGNHVSADIGSPLNAKHVEMHETLNNEENPELEQTKICRSSPLDSSSVEVVILQTDLICHSDQPTTSISNLGSEIPAQNVHDLVGMTNSGATSHDNLTTTNATIPGPQEQKWPPEVEEQVELISLSSTFPSKFEEVEKRSMDEKEVVRSEQDIVEPSSVKSHTESEALQNLDIKIASLGSSTSNVTPEVVSSVTELEQSWSDKPMIEPVLSNRDYAEEPGVLSTDSAAEVISENTPPKVHHHISTALSSVEADSPSSSSDHDFSSPNTGRYLKDDVVDAVAFEDHEEVSKHLDYLAEAYGSRFSENMIREEVDEIADIDEGLLSELDEVGDFSVKEVGEPVLEEKGLPEEAQEVRFELGSNSNSIEAKSDIPILEARSLDDINLVFRQLHEGVDVEDVILPSAIEGQVNEDAKPESRSYLKIVEARSLGDIHAALLQALEGNIDELGYSSENSETTSDIPMLEAKSLDDINFAFRQLREGVDVEDVILPSTVNSQVMEEAKPETSSDLEVVEARSLGDIHVALMQLSENNIGNSTKE from the exons ATGGGATTGACGATGGAAATGGGTTCTCGTGTTAGGAAATTTGTAGTCGTATCTATCAGAACTTGCTACAGATCAGTTCGTAATTATCCATTTCTTTTTGGCTTGCTTTGTTTTTTGATTCTTCTGTATAGATCATGTCCTTTTTTGTTTTCCCTTTTGGTGTCTGCATCCCCTGTTTTGATTTGCACGGCTGTTCTGCTTGGAACCCTTCTGAGTTATGGGCAGCCTAATATACCTGAAATTGAAACGGAGGAGAAGCTTTCACGTGATGTAGCTTCTTTGAGATCTGGGATTTTGGACAATGCTACTGTTGTTGCTAAGAAGGATGATAGTTTTACTGTAGAGAGATTTGAAGGAAATGAAGTTGAAAATTCTTATGTGGAGAGGGGTTCTGAAGAAGAGAGAAAGACAAGCAAGCTTGATGAACATGCTGGTTTTGTTGACTTTGTTCCGGTGATCCATGAGCGCAATCGTGAAATCCAGTTTGCGAAGGACGATGTTGAGGATGAGAAGGGCGGTGTTGAGGAGTTTGAGAAGGACGGCGGAGTTGAGGAGTTTGAGAAGGATGGTGGAGTTGAGGAGTTTGAGAAGGGTGAAATTGAAAAGGCAGCAGCAGAGAAGGAATTCCATAGTTCAGAGTTGAAGGAGAGGAGAGAAATTTATGAAAGGGATTTGGATGTTAGAAGTTTGGCAACAGATGATGAAAATGCTATGGAGAACCAGCTTTTGGCTGCTCAAAGCATGAGAAATGAGATTCTTGAAGTAGAAGATCATAACATCTCAATAGAACCTGTCCATAAAGGTGATCATCTAAACTTATCTCTCAATGACAAAGATGATCATGACGAAAATGATTATGATTCTTCGGGTTCTGAGTCTGATAGAGCAGAAAGTTCCTCACCTGATGCCTCAATGGCTGATATCATACCCTTGCTTGATGAGTTGCACCCTCTCTTGGATTCAGAAACTCCACTACCTGCTCATAGGTCAAATGAAGAGTCAGATGCTTCTTCAGAACAGTCTCATAAAAGTGATGGTGAATGTGTGATGTCAGAGGATGAGGCTGAAAATCAGGGAGAAGAAGGCGGTGTTGTTGAACATGATGAGGATGACGATGATGATGACGATGAGGGGATGCAAGAAGAGAAGGAGGATGAGAGCAAATCTGCTATCAAGTGGACTGAGGATGATCAAAAGAATCTCATGGATTTGGGAAGTTTAGAGCTAGAGAGGAATCAGCGTTTGGAAAATCTCATTGCAAGGAGAAGAGCAAGGAACAACCTGAGAATGTTGGCTGGGAAGAATTTGATAGACTTGGATGGTTTTGATCTTCCTGTTAACGTACCGCCCATATCTACAGCCAGACGTAACCCATTTGATCTCCCTTATGATTCATACAGTAATATGGGATTACCACCAATTCCTGGGTCTGCTCCATCCATTTTGTTGCCAAGACGTAATCCATTTGATCTCCCATATGACCCAAATGAAGAAAAACCAGACCTCAAGAATGACGATTTTGAGCAAGAATTTTTGCCACCTCAACAGAAAGATATGTTCCGAAGACATGAAAGTTTCAGTGTGGGCCCCTCGAACTTCGTAGTTCCCAAGCAAGAGCAGCAGAATATCAGATGGAAACCATATTTCATGCCTGAAAAAATAGCTGCCGAAGGAACAAGCTACTCCCCACTGGAGAGACAATTTAGTGAAGTCAGTGACTCAAAAGTGAGTTCTGTTTCTGATACTGAATCAATGAGTTCAATTGCAGATCAGGATGACAAGAAGCCTGATGAATCACAGTCTTTTCTGGAAACAACAGCAATTTCCTATCTTGACCCCACAGCCAGTGGTATTGAGCATGGAAATGGGCCATGGGAGGATATAGGCTCTGAAGATTACGTACAAGAAAACAGAGATGTGCATCATGAAGTAATCGAGATAACTTTGGGATCTAATGAGAGTCACTTTGAAAGCCAATCTGGATCATCTCAAATCAGAACTGCAGATTCCCCAATGGAGATTAATGCCaatgaaattcactccaaaAATGTATTAGTTGAAACAGATTTCAGCAGCAATTCAAGCTTGTCTTCATTATCAGAAGTAAATGAAACACCATTTGAGGTCAAAACAGATGAGATGAAACCAAGTAGCCATCAAACAAAGGAATCTGGCATCGATTCTACTAGCATATCGGTGTCTGCTGCCCTCGAAGAAGATGCAGACTTCAAGATTGGCAGTGAAGTGCTGGATGACAATCAGCATAGGGAACCTGTTTACGACTCAAGCCCTTCAGCAGAAG GTAAGGAATCTGAAGTTCATTCTGAAATAGGACAGGACGTCACTTCCAGTTTGAAAGATATGCATGATGCCTCCTCAGAGTTATATATACTCGGTAAAAATGAACAAGAATCGAGGGAAGTTTCAGAAGTTATTGTTTATGAAGCTACAAAGGTTGAGTCCCCCAAACATGACACCAATTATGATGCTCAAAACTTATCTGTGGCCCCTGAGTTTTTAGTTGAGCACGTTTCAATAGATTCTGGTCCGTCCTTCTCAGACATTGCGCCAATAGAGAAAGGAATAGTTGGTGATGTTAAGGCAGATAAAGATCGGCTGACAAGTCACGAGGAGGATATTATTGATGGAGTTCACAAAATTAAAGATGAGAATCTAGATTCCCCATCTTCAAGTGATAGGATTTCTTCTCGAAGTCTGACTTTCACTGAACCAGAGGACCACCTATCTTTAGCCGGAAACCATGTTTCAGCAGATATTGGGTCTCCTTTAAATGCAAAACATGTGGAAATGCATGAAACATTAAATAACGAAGAAAATCCTGAACTTGAACAAACAAAAATCTGCAGATCAAGTCCATTGGATAGCAGTTCTGTGGAGGTGGTAATTTTGCAAACTGATCTAATTTGTCATTCTGATCAACCTACTACTTCTATATCAAATCTTGGTTCAGAAATTCCTGCTCAGAACGTCCATGACCTGGTTGGAATGACCAACTCTGGGGCTACTTCTCATGACAATTTGACTACTACGAATGCAACCATTCCTGGACCTCAGGAACAAAAATGGCCTCCAGAGGTGGAGGAGCAAGTCGAATTGATTTCTTTGAGCTCGACGTTTCCTTCTAAATTTGAGGAAGTTGAGAAGCGGTCAATGGATGAGAAAGAAGTGGTTAGGTCTGAACAAGATATTGTTGAGCCCTCAAGTGTCAAATCACACACAGAAAGTGAAGCCCTGCAAAATCTGGATATTAAAATTGCTTCTTTAGGTTCTAGTACTTCTAATGTGACTCCTGAAGTTGTTTCATCTGTTACTGAATTAGAGCAGTCCTGGTCAGACAAGCCAATGATTGAGCCTGTTCTTAGTAACCGTGACTATGCTGAG GAACCAGGAGTTTTATCGACAGATTCTGCTGCTGAAGTAATCTCTGAAAATACACCACCAAAAGTTCATCACCACATTTCGACTGCTCTATCTTCTGTAGAAGCTGATTCCCCCTCATCTTCATCAGATCATGACTTCAGTTCACCCAATACTGGAAGGTATCTAAAAGATGACGTTGTTGATGCAGTCGCTTTTGAGGATCATGAGGAGGTTTCAAAGCATTTGGACTATCTGGCAGAAGCATATGGATCTCGTTTTTCAGAAAACATGATTAGGGAAGAGGTGGATGAAATAGCAGATATTGATGAAGGATTGTTATCAGAATTGGACGAAGTTGGGGATTTCAGTGTCAAAGAAGTTGGGGAACCAGTTCTTGAAGAAAAGGGACTCCCAGAGGAAGCTCAAGAAGTGAGATTTGAGTTGGGTTCTAATTCCAATTCGATAGAAGCTAAATCAGATATACCAATTCTTGAAGCAAGATCACTTGATGATATCAACTTGGTTTTTAGGCAACTCCATGAAGGAGTAGACGTGGAGGATGTCATTCTTCCCAGTGCGATTGAAGGCCAAGTTAATGAAGATGCCAAACCGGAATCAAGGTCATATTTGAAGATTGTGGAAGCGAGATCCCTGGGAGATATTCATGCTGCATTGTTGCAAGCATTGGAGGGTAATATTGATGAACTAGGTTATAGTTCCGAGAACTCAGAAACTACATCGGATATACCAATGCTTGAAGCAAAATCACTTGATGATATCAACTTCGCTTTTAGGCAACTCCGTGAAGGAGTAGACGTGGAGGACGTCATTCTTCCCAGTACAGTTAATAGCCAAGTTATGGAAGAGGCCAAACCTGAAACAAGTTCGGATTTGGAAGTCGTTGAAGCAAGATCTTTGGGAGATATCCATGTTGCTTTGATGCAACTCTCAGAAAATAACATAG GCAACTCCACGAAGGAGTAG